The following coding sequences are from one Sesamum indicum cultivar Zhongzhi No. 13 linkage group LG11, S_indicum_v1.0, whole genome shotgun sequence window:
- the LOC105174333 gene encoding protein OSB3, chloroplastic/mitochondrial-like, which produces MNLLARARPSSAYLIFSSPSPRRCLFYIHPIAAPLQQCSFFSSKAAYSSQKTQQATKPRTQKSSQSSSSFTQRIKKQAEALATVWPKPREMPYQEKVSNFVNLIGHIRTPVRFEAASDGKHFSTTVISLGNGGERNSLSIPVVFEGDLAHVVACHVKENDCVFVSGQLSVDPVRLVSSESLGKFHVVAENLNFVQGLEKNFLDKKLGVETDKPGKHGAKKIEEVIERVDNDPYFMKQLGEVLKNQDTRRVESSVKQSRNADSVSAPPTATLECGKDESVREKCNGRNGGIAIKKKGANQNLDLWRDLVKNPLQWWDYRDHKSNGLVKEKFPDFKQKVTEEALWVTSAPEWVLHGLGKLEFDVKPMKQKQMQGGERPGERKKSGKLDHFWKDLVENPDNWWDNRAQKKNPKAPDFKNKETGEVLWLSSSPGWALSRLPPMKDG; this is translated from the coding sequence ATGAATTTACTAGCCAGAGCAAGACCATCATCAGCCTATCTGATTTTCTCTTCTCCTTCACCAAGAAGGTGCCTTTTTTACATCCACCCCATTGCTGCTCCTCTTCAACAATGCAGTTTCTTTTCCAGTAAAGCTGCCTATAGTAGCCAGAAAACGCAGCAAGCTACCAAGCCAAGAACCCAGAAATCTTCTCAATCGTCTTCAAGTTTTACTCAGAGAATCAAGAAACAAGCAGAGGCGCTTGCTACTGTTTGGCCCAAGCCAAGAGAGATGCCATATCAAGAGAAAGTTTCcaattttgtgaatttgatCGGTCATATCAGGACACCGGTTCGTTTTGAGGCTGCTTCTGATGGGAAACACTTTTCTACCACTGTGATTTCTCTAGGAAATGGAGGTGAGAGAAATTCTCTGTCGATTCCTGTGGTGTTTGAGGGAGACTTAGCTCATGTTGTCGCTTGTCATGTCAAGGAGAACGATTGTGTTTTCGTGTCAGGGCAGTTGAGTGTGGATCCTGTGAGATTGGTGTCGAGTGAGAGTCTTGGGAAGTTTCATGTTGTGGCGGAAAATCTTAACTTTGTCCAGGGACTTGAGaagaattttttagataaGAAATTAGGCGTGGAAACTGACAAGCCTGGTAAGCACGGGGCTAAAAAGATTGAGGAGGTCATAGAAAGGGTGGATAATGATCCCTATTTTATGAAGCAGTTGGGAGAAGTACTGAAAAATCAAGATACGAGGAGAGTTGAGAGTTCTGTCAAGCAGTCGAGGAATGCTGACTCTGTGTCAGCGCCTCCAACTGCGACTTTGGAATGTGGAAAGGATGAGTCAGTACGAGAAAAATGTAATGGAAGGAATGGAGGGATTGctattaagaaaaaaggagCAAATCAAAACTTGGATTTGTGGAGGGATCTTGTCAAGAATCCCCTGCAGTGGTGGGATTATCGCGATCATAAGAGTAATGGACTGGTTAAAGAAAAATTCCCGGATTTTAAGCAGAAGGTGACTGAAGAGGCACTCTGGGTCACCAGTGCGCCAGAATGGGTGTTGCATGGACTTGGAAAACTGGAGTTTGATGTTAAGCCAATGAAACAAAAGCAAATGCAGGGAGGTGAGAGGCCTggtgagagaaaaaagagtgGTAAACTTGATCATTTTTGGAAGGATTTGGTGGAAAATCCTGATAACTGGTGGGACAACAGAGCGCAGAAGAAAAACCCGAAAGCACCCGACtttaaaaacaaagaaacaggTGAAGTTTTATGGTTAAGCAGCTCACCAGGTTGGGCATTATCCAGGCTACCGCCCATGAAAGATGGTTAA
- the LOC105174334 gene encoding uncharacterized protein LOC105174334, whose translation MEVSAEPKSWRDELASLVEDTGIRFTGESIGVLAPEFTAKPSAEEESETLKDQIKGFAKAWGEMVVELGRGCRDVLQQTVLTEDSYIVKKTKGPLAEVSEKLRFLNEFLPEDRDPAHVWPIIFFVFVLALAVLNVNSNHDSAVVLVKKVSLHPPSAVRILLPDGRYIAYHEMGVPADTARYSVIMPHAFLSSRLGGILGIKVSLLEEFGVRLISYDLPGFGESDPNPNRNLNSSALDMSHLADSVGVKGKFWVLGYSSGSLHAWASLKYIPDKVAGVAMLAPFVNPYEVSMTKEEMSRTWENWTRRRKLLYYLARRFPKFLSYFYSRTFLSGKHGQIDKWLSLSLAKKDKDLVKTSAFEELWHRDVEESVRQGNLKPFVEEAVLQVTNWGFSLMDFQMQRKCSRKGILPWLQFMYGEPECELTGYLGPIHIWQGLEDTVFPPSMTDYVARILPNAIVHRLPEEGHFSYFSLCDECHRNIFSTLFGSPQGPVDTVDNTLTEEDGEEGLVQAESTSEQDAS comes from the exons ATGGAGGTATCGGCTGAACCCAAGTCGTGGAGAGATGAGCTAGCAAGCTTAGTGGAGGATACTGGGATACGATTCACCGGAGAATCAATCGGAGTATTGGCGCCGGAGTTCACGGCGAAGCCGTCGGCGGAGGAGGAGTCGGAGACTTTGAAGGATCAAATCAAGGGCTTCGCCAAGGCGTGGGGAGAAATGGTGGTGGAATTGGGGAGAGGGTGTAGGGATGTTTTGCAGCAGACAGTACTGACTGAGGATTCTTACATTGTGAAGAAAACCAAAGGGCCGTTGGCTGAGGTGTCGGAGAAACTGAGGTTTCTGAATGAGTTCTTGCCGGAGGATCGTGATCCGGCGCACGTTTGGCCCATCATCTTCTTCGTTTTTGTTCTTGCTCTTGCTG TTCTGAATGTGAATAGCAATCACGACAGTGCTGTTGTATTGGTGAAGAAAGTTTCTCTACATCCTCCTAGTGCTGTACGTATATTGCTTCCAGATGGCAGATACATAGCATATCATGAGATGGGTGTTCCAGCTGATACAGCAAGATATTCCGTTATCATGCCACATGCTTTCCTCTCTTCTCGACTTGGGG GTATACTGGGTATCAAAGTGTCGTTGCTGGAAGAATTTGGTGTTCGTCTCATCAGTTATGATCTTCCTGGTTTTGGCGAGAGTGATCCTAATCCTAACAGAAATCTTAACTCATCAGCTCTGGATATGTCACACTTGGCAGATTCAGTAGGAGTAAAGGGTAAATTCTGGGTTCTGGGATATTCAAGTGGCTCTTTGCATGCTTGGGCTTCTCTGAAGTACATCCCGGATAAAGTTGCAG GTGTTGCCATGCTTGCACCATTTGTTAATCCATATGAAGTGAGCATGACCAAAGAAGAGATGTCTAGGACTTGGGAAAATTGGACtcgaagaagaaaattattgtacTATCTGGCTAGAAGATTTCCCAAGTTCCTCAGTTACTTTTATAGTAGAACTTTTCTCTCTGGGAAGCATGGTCAGATAGACAAATGGTTGTCTTTATCACTGGCAAAGAAG GATAAAGATCTTGTCAAAACATCAGCTTTTGAAGAATTATGGCACAGGGATGTTGAAGAGTCAGTTCGTCAGGGTAATCTCAAACCCTTTGTGGAGGAAGCAGTACTCCAAGTGACAAATTGGGGTTTCAGCCTCATGGATTTTCAAATGCAGAGGAAATGTTCCAGAAAAGGCATTCTCCCTTGGCTCCAGTTCATGTATGGTGAGCCAGAATGTGAATTGACTGGATATCTTGGCCCGATACACATATGGCAG GGACTGGAAGACACAGTCTTTCCCCCATCAATGACTGATTATGTGGCCCGTATCCTACCCAATGCGATTGTGCATAGACTTCCAGAAGAGGGCCACTTctcatatttttctctctGCGATGAATGCCACAGGAACATATTCTCAACCCTTTTTGGAAGCCCACAAGGTCCAGTTGATACTGTAGATAATACCCTAACAGAAGAAGATGGAGAAGAGGGCTTGGTTCAGGCAGAGTCTACCTCTGAACAAGATGCTTCCTGA
- the LOC105174335 gene encoding uncharacterized protein LOC105174335, which yields NPSPKPTLASPNPSTSGNEEGDCCCVGQARISNSESTMEDQRKRTLEALERRFAQAKAELQTQQQRSKKRPAEDKERIASNIESSSPDSTVKKSSGTPSRKGNFSFSGHTSKQDVEVIEPAYFNLSHSVDENLLPANVEVSDRKVTVDRILHELFQHGDSAQKYMQGSKSMKIENTILLDNYVHRNGMSSGGLTRALKNGSKRSKKHMSIKQHKRSGSFDLPKEFHNFELFKPLHEKWKSYIVHLLKIVGKDQLPQCFLNADLHGAVILVVQCKVPAYVGIHGIMVRETKETFGIITQDNKFRVVPKKLSVFVLQADCWKITLYGDRLVSRNLVP from the exons AACCCTAGCCCCAAACCAACGCTTGCAAGCCCCAATCCATCTACCAGCGGCAACGAGGAAGGCGATTGCTGTTGTGTCGGCCAAGCAAGAATTTCGAACAG TGAATCAACTATGGAAGATCAAAGAAAACGAACGCTGGAAGCTCTGGAGCGAAGGTTTGCGCAAGCAAAAGCAGAGCTTCAGACACAACAACAGAGGAGCAAGAAAAGGCCAGCTGAAGATAAGGAAAGAATTGCGTCAAATATCGAATCTTCATCGCCAGATTCAACAGTAAAAAAGTCCTCTGGTACTCCATCTAGAAAAG GCAACTTTTCTTTCTCGGGTCATACTTCCAAACAGG ATGTAGAAGTAATTGAACCAGCGTACTTCAACCTTTCTCACTCTGTTGATGAAAATTTGCTTCCAGCCAATGTTGAG GTTTCTGATAGAAAAGTCACAGTTGATCGGATTTTGCATGAGCTTTTCCAACATGGTGATTCAGCTCAGAAGTACATGCAAGGATCTAAAAGcatgaaaattgagaatacAATACTTCTTGATAATTATGTTCATAGAAATGGCATGTCTAGTGGTGGTCTTACCCGGGCACTAAAGAATGGGTCAAAACGCTCTAAAAAGCATATGTCCATCAAGCAGCATAAGCGGAGTGGATCATTTGATTTGCCTAAAGAGTTCCATAA CTTTGAACTCTTCAAGCCTTTGCATGAGAAGTGGAAATCATACATTGTACACCTTCTGAAAATCGTTGG GAAAGATCAGCTTCCTCAGTGTTTTCTCAATGCCGACCTACATGGTGCAGTCATCCTAG TTGTTCAGTGCAAAGTACCTGCCTATGTTGGGATACATGGCATCATGGTGCGAGAAACTAAAGAAACATTTGGAATCATTACCCAGGATAACAAATTCCGAG TTGTGCCCAAAAAGCTTTCCGTATTTGTACTCCAAGCTGATTGTTGGAAGATAACACTTTATGGAGATAGACTTGTGTCCAGAAACTTGGTCCCGTGA
- the LOC105174331 gene encoding lipid phosphate phosphatase gamma, chloroplastic-like, with translation MTNSHLQPHPPLKAVTLTHVRYRKGDQIGHLLAWISLIPVFISLGGFISHFIFRRELQGMFFALGILISEFVNQIIKKSVQQARPETCALLEMCDSHGWPSSHSQYMFFFAVYFTLLTYYRIDVLFRKQMWIVGLVVWPLAVLTMYSRVYLGYHTLAQVFAGAALGAVLGGGWFWVVNSLLRCHFPAIEESYFGRLFYVKDTSHIPNVLKFEYENARASRKHVSYKRSD, from the coding sequence ATGACGAATTCCCACCTCCAGCCCCACCCACCCCTCAAAGCCGTAACCTTAACCCACGTTCGATACCGGAAGGGAGATCAAATCGGCCATTTATTGGCATGGATTTCTCTAATCCCAGTTTTTATCAGCCTTGGGGGCTTCATTTCACACTTCATCTTTCGCCGCGAGCTTCAAGGCATGTTCTTCGCCCTCGGCATTTTGATCTCAGAATTCGTAAACCAAATCATTAAGAAATCCGTTCAACAAGCCCGGCCAGAGACCTGCGCACTTCTGGAAATGTGCGATTCCCACGGCTGGCCCTCCAGTCATTCCCAGTACATGTTCTTTTTCGCCGTTTATTTCACGCTCTTGACTTATTACAGAATAGATGTTTTGTTCCGGAAGCAAATGTGGATTGTGGGGCTTGTGGTGTGGCCCTTGGCCGTTTTAACTATGTATTCGAGGGTTTATTTGGGGTACCATACTCTGGCGCAGGTGTTTGCCGGAGCGGCACTGGGGGCGGTGCTGGGTGGAGGGTGGTTTTGGGTAGTGAATAGTTTGCTGCGGTGTCATTTTCCGGCGATTGAGGAGAGTTACTTTGGCAGGTTGTTTTATGTGAAGGATACTTCACATATTCCGAATGTGTTGAAGTTTGAGTATGAAAATGCGAGGGCGTCGAGGAAACACGTCTCCTACAAGCGATCCGATTAA